The following coding sequences lie in one Monomorium pharaonis isolate MP-MQ-018 chromosome 1, ASM1337386v2, whole genome shotgun sequence genomic window:
- the LOC105833722 gene encoding uncharacterized protein LOC105833722 isoform X1, whose product MWCFKGREGFCVYILPDQKKSFGKSQSDIKLEGDATISRLHAVVSVEPTGESEMQYKCVITDISKYGTFIIRDKEKIKLSANNKFILRAGDTVQFGLKESTFVVLCHVFIIASSSLNEDDTKKLKNIVYHLKAKLSETWENFCTHLTVAKSTLFTTKLACALASAKPIVTNVYWEAVNVAIAECKELPEIENFLPKVKEEWLNVCSRLFLPNEKRKMLFKGLSFVHFCTKQYFAYAPLITAAGGKSCVYPTKRPLTPQNLTAKNAIVIQHPTNDSLQFTPAIAVDYPIIYHKLQAVKRRIISDTEIPLAILHCTTEMYCNPKYDFATFFKSETPIFLPSDITIENTQDIVNTDTRQIKRKIIPETYETQYNENITKKVCLLDEKKKEYTFNLNKGDITDTMTQSSDDRKIRNKIISETCDSQTSKISKNSCLFHENERKYMPDTSESDITMKNVQNSDNRETKHKMIDHKSYNSQNNKNISEKTHFVNESEQRYVFDRNNISARRKNIMEDIYFSNESESKNIPSKSNVANDILSSNINKFQIIPDSCEKNSSNIFSSKSNNKRIQFFDTCKFKKLIVNDATEKERQNVKLQNKDIFQESNVTFARSNKKKYMLEENKCGFQQQENIIINDENNTIFEQFLNREKNSIVEKDHLTNSNNKFTTAWKSSKNTEALQIVSTKEINDYEICIKEEEKNLFGKGYHRVELQNSLRKQKLSSVYNSAKNQEDRRAKKDKIQTKDNKKEEPRKTGDNWRERCTYQEFTDEILRKDIPSGKKFIKDAVSNILYLRISKEDIVIF is encoded by the exons ATGTGGTGTTTTAAGGGACGTGAag gtttttgtgtttatattttaccAGATCAGAAAAAATCGTTTGGTAAATCACAGAGTGACATTAAACTGGAAGGAGATGCTACCATCAGTAGACTTCATGCTGTAGTTTCTGTAGAACCAACAGGAGAATCAGAG atgcAGTATAAATGTGTCATTACCGACATATCTAAATATGgaacttttattataagagataaagagaagataaaattgtctgctaataacaaatttattttaagagcTGGTGATACGGTACAGTTTGGTTTAAAGGAGTCTACCTTTGT agtGTTATGccatgtatttataattgcaaGCTCTAGTTTAAACGAAGATGATACTAAGAAATTGAAGAATATTGTATACCATTTGAAAGCAAAATTATCTGAAACTTGGGAGAACTTTTGCACACATTTGACAGTGGCTAAAAGTACATTGTTTACCACAAAA TTAGCTTGTGCACTAGCGTCTGCCAAACCTATAGTCACAAATGTGTATTGGGAGGCGGTAAATGTAGCCATTGCGGAATGTAAGGAATTAccagaaattgaaaattttctgcCAAAAGTGAAGGAAGAATGGTTGAATGTTTGTTCAAGATTGTTTCTACCAAACGAAAAGCGTAAAATGCTGTTTAAAGGTCTCTCATTTGTACACTTTTGCACAAAgcaatattttgcatatgcaCCATTGATTACCGCAGCAG GTGGTAAATCGTGTGTGTATCCCACGAAGAGACCTTTGACTCCCCAAAATCTCACTGCAAAAAATGCTATTGTCATACAACATCCCACGAATGATTCTTTGCAGTTTACTCCAGCTATCGCAGTTGATTAtccaattattt ATCACAAACTACAAGCTGTCAAGCGCAGAATAATTTCCGATACTGAAATTCCGCTTGCAATTCTACATTGTACTACGGAAATGTATTGCAATCCGAAATATGATTTTGCCACATTCTTTAAATCAGAAACTCCAATATTTCTTCCTTCTGATATAACAATCGAGAATACGCAGGATATTGTTAATACCGATACACGacaaattaagagaaaaataattcctGAAACTTATGAGACACAATACAATGaaaatataacgaaaaaaGTTTGCCTTCttgatgaaaagaaaaaggaatatACCTTTAACCTTAATAAGGGTGACATAACAGATACGATGACACAAAGTTCTGATGAcagaaaaattagaaacaaaataatttctgaaacttGCGATTCTCAAACTAGTAAAATTTCGAAGAACTCTTGCCTTTTTCACGAGAATGAACGGAAATACATGCCTGACACTAGTGAGAGTGATATCACGATGAAGAATGTGCAGAATTCTGATAACAGAGAAACTAAACACAAAATGATTGATCACAAATCTTACAATTctcagaataataaaaacatatcgGAAAAGACTCATTTTGTCAACGAGAGTGAACAAAGATATGTTTTCGACAGAAATAATATCTCTGccagaagaaaaaatattatggaagatatttatttctctaacGAAAGCGAATCGAAAAACATTCCAAGCAAGAGTAATGTTgcaaatgatattttatctaGCAACATCAATAAATTCCAAATTATTCCCGACAGTTGCGAAAAAAActcaagtaatattttttccagtaaaagcaataataaacgaattcaattttttgataCTTGCAAATTTAAGAAACTCATTGTAAACGATGCTACGGAAAAAGAAcggcaaaatgtaaaattacaaaataaagatatttttcaagaaagTAATGTGACTTTTGCAAGaagcaataaaaagaaatatatgttagaagaaaataaatgtgGATTTCAACagcaagaaaatattattattaatgatgaaaataataccatttttgaacaatttttgaaCAGAGAAAAAAACTCAATTGTTGAAAAAGATCATTTGACAAacagcaataataaatttacaactgCATGGAAAAGTTCTAAAAATACAGAAGCTCTGCAAATTGTATCCACAAAGGAGATTAATGACTACGAAATTTGTAtcaaagaagaagagaaaaatctGTTTGGAAAAGGTTACCACAGAGTTGaattacaaaattcattaagaAAGCAAAAATTAAGTTCCGTTTACAATTCTGCAAAAAATCAAGAAGACAGAAGAgcgaaaaaagataaaatacaaaCGAAAGATAATAAGAAAGAAGAGCCTCGAAAAACA GGAGACAATTGGCGTGAAAGATGTACATATCAAGAATTTACGGATGAGATATTGCGGAAAGATATACCTAGcgggaaaaaatttataaag GATGCGGTATCTAATATCTTATACTTAAGGATCTCTAAAGAAGACATcgtgatattttaa
- the LOC105833722 gene encoding uncharacterized protein LOC105833722 isoform X2: MWCFKGREGFCVYILPDQKKSFGKSQSDIKLEGDATISRLHAVVSVEPTGESEMQYKCVITDISKYGTFIIRDKEKIKLSANNKFILRAGDTVQFGLKESTFVVLCHVFIIASSSLNEDDTKKLKNIVYHLKAKLSETWENFCTHLTVAKSTLFTTKLACALASAKPIVTNVYWEAVNVAIAECKELPEIENFLPKVKEEWLNVCSRLFLPNEKRKMLFKGLSFVHFCTKQYFAYAPLITAAGGKSCVYPTKRPLTPQNLTAKNAIVIQHPTNDSLQFTPAIAVDYPIIYHKLQAVKRRIISDTEIPLAILHCTTEMYCNPKYDFATFFKSETPIFLPSDITIENTQDIVNTDTRQIKRKIIPETYETQYNENITKKVCLLDEKKKEYTFNLNKGDITDTMTQSSDDRKIRNKIISETCDSQTSKISKNSCLFHENERKYMPDTSESDITMKNVQNSDNRETKHKMIDHKSYNSQNNKNISEKTHFVNESEQRYVFDRNNISARRKNIMEDIYFSNESESKNIPSKSNVANDILSSNINKFQIIPDSCEKNSSNIFSSKSNNKRIQFFDTCKFKKLIVNDATEKERQNVKLQNKDIFQESNVTFARSNKKKYMLEENKCGFQQQENIIINDENNTIFEQFLNREKNSIVEKDHLTNSNNKFTTAWKSSKNTEALQIVSTKEINDYEICIKEEEKNLFGKGYHRVELQNSLRKQKLSSVYNSAKNQEDRRAKKDKIQTKDNKKEEPRKTGDNWRERCTYQEFTDEILRKDIPSGKKFIKMSVIKPEKVLTADDFVL, from the exons ATGTGGTGTTTTAAGGGACGTGAag gtttttgtgtttatattttaccAGATCAGAAAAAATCGTTTGGTAAATCACAGAGTGACATTAAACTGGAAGGAGATGCTACCATCAGTAGACTTCATGCTGTAGTTTCTGTAGAACCAACAGGAGAATCAGAG atgcAGTATAAATGTGTCATTACCGACATATCTAAATATGgaacttttattataagagataaagagaagataaaattgtctgctaataacaaatttattttaagagcTGGTGATACGGTACAGTTTGGTTTAAAGGAGTCTACCTTTGT agtGTTATGccatgtatttataattgcaaGCTCTAGTTTAAACGAAGATGATACTAAGAAATTGAAGAATATTGTATACCATTTGAAAGCAAAATTATCTGAAACTTGGGAGAACTTTTGCACACATTTGACAGTGGCTAAAAGTACATTGTTTACCACAAAA TTAGCTTGTGCACTAGCGTCTGCCAAACCTATAGTCACAAATGTGTATTGGGAGGCGGTAAATGTAGCCATTGCGGAATGTAAGGAATTAccagaaattgaaaattttctgcCAAAAGTGAAGGAAGAATGGTTGAATGTTTGTTCAAGATTGTTTCTACCAAACGAAAAGCGTAAAATGCTGTTTAAAGGTCTCTCATTTGTACACTTTTGCACAAAgcaatattttgcatatgcaCCATTGATTACCGCAGCAG GTGGTAAATCGTGTGTGTATCCCACGAAGAGACCTTTGACTCCCCAAAATCTCACTGCAAAAAATGCTATTGTCATACAACATCCCACGAATGATTCTTTGCAGTTTACTCCAGCTATCGCAGTTGATTAtccaattattt ATCACAAACTACAAGCTGTCAAGCGCAGAATAATTTCCGATACTGAAATTCCGCTTGCAATTCTACATTGTACTACGGAAATGTATTGCAATCCGAAATATGATTTTGCCACATTCTTTAAATCAGAAACTCCAATATTTCTTCCTTCTGATATAACAATCGAGAATACGCAGGATATTGTTAATACCGATACACGacaaattaagagaaaaataattcctGAAACTTATGAGACACAATACAATGaaaatataacgaaaaaaGTTTGCCTTCttgatgaaaagaaaaaggaatatACCTTTAACCTTAATAAGGGTGACATAACAGATACGATGACACAAAGTTCTGATGAcagaaaaattagaaacaaaataatttctgaaacttGCGATTCTCAAACTAGTAAAATTTCGAAGAACTCTTGCCTTTTTCACGAGAATGAACGGAAATACATGCCTGACACTAGTGAGAGTGATATCACGATGAAGAATGTGCAGAATTCTGATAACAGAGAAACTAAACACAAAATGATTGATCACAAATCTTACAATTctcagaataataaaaacatatcgGAAAAGACTCATTTTGTCAACGAGAGTGAACAAAGATATGTTTTCGACAGAAATAATATCTCTGccagaagaaaaaatattatggaagatatttatttctctaacGAAAGCGAATCGAAAAACATTCCAAGCAAGAGTAATGTTgcaaatgatattttatctaGCAACATCAATAAATTCCAAATTATTCCCGACAGTTGCGAAAAAAActcaagtaatattttttccagtaaaagcaataataaacgaattcaattttttgataCTTGCAAATTTAAGAAACTCATTGTAAACGATGCTACGGAAAAAGAAcggcaaaatgtaaaattacaaaataaagatatttttcaagaaagTAATGTGACTTTTGCAAGaagcaataaaaagaaatatatgttagaagaaaataaatgtgGATTTCAACagcaagaaaatattattattaatgatgaaaataataccatttttgaacaatttttgaaCAGAGAAAAAAACTCAATTGTTGAAAAAGATCATTTGACAAacagcaataataaatttacaactgCATGGAAAAGTTCTAAAAATACAGAAGCTCTGCAAATTGTATCCACAAAGGAGATTAATGACTACGAAATTTGTAtcaaagaagaagagaaaaatctGTTTGGAAAAGGTTACCACAGAGTTGaattacaaaattcattaagaAAGCAAAAATTAAGTTCCGTTTACAATTCTGCAAAAAATCAAGAAGACAGAAGAgcgaaaaaagataaaatacaaaCGAAAGATAATAAGAAAGAAGAGCCTCGAAAAACA GGAGACAATTGGCGTGAAAGATGTACATATCAAGAATTTACGGATGAGATATTGCGGAAAGATATACCTAGcgggaaaaaatttataaag atgTCCGTTATAAAACCAGAGAAGGTACTAACAGCAGATGACTTTGTCTTGTAA